AGCAGGAGTGTGTCATATGGAACAGATGGAGAAAGAAAGATTAATCAGAGCGGCGCTCGAGGCGAGAAAGCACGCTTATACGCCCTATTCTCATTTTCAGGTAGGAGCCGCGCTTCTGACAAAGGGCGGAACGCTGTATCAGGGGTGTAACATCGAGAATGCGGCTTACACACCGACGATCTGTGCGGAGCGCAATGCCTTTTTCAAAGCGGTGTATGAGGGAGAGAGAGAGTTTGCGGCGATCGCCATCGCGGGAAGCCCGGAAGGGGACTGCGTTTCTTATGCGGCGCCCTGTGGAGTGTGCAGACAGGTGATGATGGAGTTTTGTGATCCGCAGGAGTTTCGGATTCTCATCGCCAAATCTGTGGAGGAATATGTCGAATATTCCCTGGAGGACATGCTGCCGATGGGATTTGGACCGGAAAATCTCCAGCGGGGCTGAGGAAAGCAGGACGGATGACAGGAGGCCGGAAAGGTATGATGAAAATTACATATTTGTATCACAGTGGATTTGCCGTGGAGCTTGCAGAGCATGTACTCGTCTTTGATTATTTTCAGGGAGAACTTCCACAGTGGGATGGCAGCAAGACCATCCTTTTCTTTGCTTCCCACAAACACGAGGATCATTTTTCTCTAAAAATATTTGACTTATTTGGTCAATATGATAAACTGCACTATTTTCTCGGGTCGGACATCAAATTGAACCGTAAGTATCTCGAGCGAAAGGGTATCGATCCGGCGGTCAGTGAGAGGATCACGTGTACGGGGAAAAATACGACGACCAGGTGGGAAACGATTACAGTGGAGACACTGCGCTCGACCGACGAGGGTGTGGCCTGGCTTGTCACAGTGGAAGGGAAGACTATTTATCATGCGGGCGATCTGAACTGGTGGCACTGGGAAGGGGAGGACGACAGCTGGAACAGGCAGATGGCGGTGGATTATAAAAAAGAGATCTCGCGGATCGAAGGCCGTCATTTCGATGTGGCTTTCGTGCCGCTTGATCCCCGGCTGGAAGAGAGCTATGCGCTGGGGATGCTGACGTTTCTCGAGCATACGGACACGGATGTGGTATTTCCGATGCATATGTGGGACCGTTATGAGATAATTTCCAGACTGAAAGCAGACAGCAAAGGGAAACAATATCGGGAGCGGATCATGGATGTCCGGCAGCCAGGACAGGAATTTATTGTATGAAATACGGATTGACTCTACTGGTCATCGTAGCGGCTGTGATCTTTTTGTTCGTGAGAGGATTGTGGGACGAAAAAAAGAAACGGGTGGACGATGCCCGGAAACTTCGGGCAGCTTACGGTCGCAGGCCGGAAAAAAAGAGGCGGTCCGTAAAAAGAGAGGTGGCTGTTATGCAGGGCCGCTTTACGATTGATGAGATCACCTGGAGAGAGCTGGATATGGACGCGGTGTTTGCGAGGATGGATTACACGCTTTCCAGTGCCGGTGAAAACTATCTGTATAAAGCGCTGCATCATCCGGCGCGCTGTGAGAAAGAGGCAGTTCGCTGGGAAGCTGTCGCCGGATATTTTGCAGCTCATCATCAGGAAAGGGTGCAGGTTCAGTTGCTTCTGGCAGAGATCGGCAGGGAGACGGGCCCCTCTCTTTCCGCCTGGCTCTCCATGATGAAAGAAGAGCAGGGGAAGAGTGTGGCGGCAGAATATGCGGTCAATATGATTTACGTGTTCGCAGGTCTGGCCGCGTTACGGGATACGGCTGCCGGCATCTTTTTGTTTGCGGCCGTGGCCGTTTTTCAGATTGTCACCTATTTTCACAGACGGGCTCAGGTTCTCCCCTGTCTGAGCGGCGTTGCGGAGATGATGCGTGCTTTGCGGGGAGCAGAGAAGCTGCGCCGGATACTGCCGTCTGCTCTGTGGGAAGAGGCAGAACAGACAGCTGGCATTTCTCTCGTTGACGGTATCCGGAAACTGCGCCCGCTGAAGCGTCATTGCTTTTGGGTGCTACAGTGTAAAAGTGCGGGCAGTCATCCGCTTTCGCTGCCGGGCGACTATGCGCGGATGTTGTTTCACTTCGACCTGATCCAGTTCCGGAAGTTAAAACATAAAATGCTGTCACTCGAACCGGAGCTATTGGCAATTTATGATACGATCGGATATGTGGACAGCGCCATCAGTATTGCGATGTATCGGGCGTCTCTGCGCGAGTGGTCACTTCCTGTCCTGCGGACGGCCGCGGAGCAGATGCCCGCAGGACAGAGCGGGTTGTCTATGGAAGAAGGGTATCATCCTTTGATCGAAGATGCGGTTGCAGGCAGCATTGAGGTGTGTGGCAGTCAGGGTGTGCTTATCACCGGCTCCAATGCCTCCGGGAAGTCTACATTTTTAAAGATGACGGCGCTTAACCTGCTTCTCGCGCAGACGATCCATACTGCGCTGGCAAAGCGGTTTTCAGCGCCATTTTCCCGTATCTACACGGCTATGCGGGCGGAGGATGACATTGGACGGGGAGAGAGCAGTTATATGGCGGAGATCCTTTCTCTGAAGCGGGTCCTCGATGCCGGCAGGCAGAAGGAACCGTTTCCTGTCTTTTGTTTTATTGATGAGATTCTTCGCGGTACAAACACCGTAGAGCGGATCGCGGCGTCCGCGCATATTCTGCGGTCGTTCAGACCGCCCCTTGTCTATTGTTTTGCGGCGACGCATGACAGAGAGTTGATGGTATTGACACGGAAGCAGTATGATGCTTATTATTTTGATGAGGAAGTGAGAGACGGTCAGCTCTTTTTTCCTTACAGGCTGCGGCGGGGCATTGCCGGGACGGGCAATGCCATCCGGCTTCTGGCAGAGGCAGGATATGACAGAGAGATCACAGAGGGGGCGGCAGCGCAGGTGGAAGACTTTTTGAAGGAAGGGGTTTGGCGATGAAGGTAACGATATACACGGACGGTTCTGCGAGAGGAAATCCGGAAGGGCCCGGCGGCTATGGGACGATCATTCACTATGTGGACGGCAGAGGGACGCTTCACGAGCGGGAGTACAGCGGTGGGTACAGGAAAACAACGAACAACCGTATGGAGCTGATGGCAGTTATCGCAGGACTGGAGGCGTTGACAAAGCCCTGTGAGGCAGAGATCATATCCGATTCCCGGTACGTGACCGATGCCTTTAACAAAAAGTGGATTGACAGTTGGCAGAAAAAAGGCTGGAAAGGTTCTGCCGGGCCAGTAAAAAACATTGATCTCTGGCAGAGACTGCTGGCGGCAAAAAAAATGCACCAGGTGACATTCACATGGGTGAAAGGCCATAACGGTCATCCGGAAAATGAACGGTGCGACATGCTGGCCACATCGGCTGCGGACGGAGAAGACCTGGCGGAAGATGTGGAAGGAAAGGGCATGGCATGAGACAGATCAGGACACAGTACTGTAATTTTGTAAGGGGGGGGTAATACGATGTATCGGGTAGCAATCTGCGACGATGAGGAGAAGGAGCTGGATATTACGGAATCACTGCTTGCGGAATATCTGGAATCGCTTCACAGCAGAGCCTTTATACCAGGACAGGACGTATTCAAACAACCGGATATTTTTGTCGATCGCTTCACTTCGGCAGAAGAACTCTGTATTCAGATCAGCATGGGCAGATACCGGCCGGATCTTTTGTTTTTTGATATTTACATGGAGGGAAAGTCCGGCATGGAAGCGGCGCTGGAGCTGCGCCGGGAGGGATTCTGTGGACCGATCATCTTTCTGACGACTTCCAAAGACCATGCGCTGGAAGCCTTTGGAGCGGGCGCATCCATGTATCTCGTAAAACCACTGGAGAAACAGGCCTTTTTCTCTGCACTTGACAAAGCGCTGGAAGAGGTGGAACGGGAGCGCAGGAGATGTCTGATTCTGCGGATAGACGGAAAGCTGGAGCGGATCGTGATGGATGACATTGTCTATTGTGAAGCGGAAGGCAATTATCAGGGCCTGCACCTGCAGGATGAAACGGTCCAGTCGGTGCGGATGACGATGACAGAGCTGTATGGGCTGCTTACAGTACAGGAAGGATTCGTGCGGGCAGGTTCCTCCTATATCATCAATCTTATCTATGTCGACAGCCTGAATTCCAGAGAGATTGTCTTCTCCACCGGGCGCAGACTTCATCTTCCGAGAGGGGTGTACAGTGACCTGAAGGAGCAATATTTTCGATTCTATTGTGGCAGGCAGGATACGATATAAGTGTTTTTTTGTACCGTTTTTCTGCTTCCCATCCTCTAACTGCAGTTTGTCACCTGAAAACTGCAGTTTATCACAAAATTTTCCAAAAAATAAAAAATTAAGCTATGATTGTGGCAGATGATTGAATAGAAGGTGAATACAAATGGTGCTGGGGATCACACCGATACTTTCCGTACTGCGCAATTTCATAGAAATAGCCGGATTTATTATATTGTTTCTGATATTGGATAAACCACGTTTACCATGGAGAAAGACAATATTTTTTTATGGCATATTTTTGATCTGCCACACTGCTGTCGGAGCGGTATGGGTCCAGTTACATCCGCGAAGTTATGGCAGACTGTGTATAATTTCCCTGATCGTTCAGTCGGCGCCGTTTTGCTTCTGGATGAGCCGGTACGGCATTTTCCAGGTGCTCTATAATATTTCTCTGCAAATATCTGTTCTTTTGCTGCAGATATTTATCAGTGTCCGTTTCGCCCTGCTCTTCTTTGATGGCAGCCCCTGGGCAGATCTTGTTTTGCGCGTAATGTCTCTTGGTTTTGTGATTACGGTCTATCTCTGTTATTTTCGCAGATTCTATCAGGAGATGGCTGATCATCTGCGGACATTCTGGAAGGGAATCTGTGCGGCGTCTCTGTGCGGAGATCTGCTGATCATCTATTTTGGTATGTATCCGGTCCATGTGATGGTCAGAGAACCGAAAGAACAGACGGTGACGATTGCCGCCGTCCTGCTCTTTTTTGCCACGCATCTGGCGATTCTGCGGACACTGCTTGTTTCCCAGAGAGAGATGGACAGTCGGGATGAGCTGGAGATACAGATGCGCAGCAATGAACTGCTCAGGCGGGAGATTACCGTGACAAAAGAATCAATGGAAGATATATTGAGTCTATATGACGATATTTGCCGGCACTGCCAGACGCTCGACAGTTTTGCAAAAGAAGGCAATATGGAAGGGATTCTGAGCTATCTGCATGAATATGAAAAAGAGGAAGAACGGAAACGCCCGGACTGGTTTTGCAGCAACTGTGTTGTGGACAGCATTCTCACGGCCTATGAGAGAAAGGCCAGAAAGAAAGGGATTTCCGTGCAGATTGATGCAGCGGTAAAACGTAATATTGGTATCCGCGACGTTGATCTGACAGCGATCCTTGGTAATCTGCTGGAAAACGCCATTCAGGGAGCGATGGCGGCGGAAGCTGTGGAACGTGTCATCAGCCTGTCCGTGAAAGAGAGAGCGTCAAAGTTTGTGATTGTCATTTCGAATACAAGTACAAACAGTATTTTATTTAAGGACGGGCTGCCGCAGGCACAGAGAAAGACAGGCATCGGTATCAGCAGTATTTTGAAAAGTGCGGCACGTTACGGAGGGGAAACCGACTTCTGTCTGCAGGATGGTATGTTTATCTGCCGGATGTTACTGAAATTGCCGACTGAACCGGTCAATCCGACATAAGTGGATTTTTTATGAAAGGAGAGTGTTCAATATGGTGCTTGGCGGCACGCCGCTGCTATCCTTATTGAGAAATTTTATTGAAATCACAGGGTATTGTCTTTTATTTCTGACTCTGGATAAACCGTGCCTGCCCTGTAAAAAAACCTGTCTGTATTATAGTGTATTTATTCTGCTCTATACGGCCTTGGGTTTTGTATGGTGCCTTTCCCATGCGGAGAGTTACGCTGTTCTGTGTACGATCACCTTTTACATACAATCATTTTTCTTTCTTCTGCGCATGAGCAGTGATAACATTTATCAGGTAATTTATCATATTTCTTATCAGGTGTTTATTCTGTTGTTTCAACTCTATATTTGTGTCAAATGCGCACAACTGTTTTTTGACGGAAACGCGTGGGTGGATGTTGCCCTGCGCCTGGTCTTTCTTGCAATCAGTGTCTGCATCAATCTATGTTTCTTCCGGCGGATATACCGGGACATCGTGGAGACGATCCAATGTAACTGGAAGGGGCTTTGCCTGATTGCTCTGGCAGGGAACCTGCTGGTCATCTATTTTGGGGTATATCCGGCTCATGTGATGGTGCGCAGTGTGAAAGATCAGATTGTTTTTGTCTGTTTCTGCCTCCTTTTGAGTTTTACGCATTTGGTGATGCTGAAGATGTTATTCTCAATCCGCAAGGAATTGATGACCAGCAGGGAGCTGGAACTCAGTATTCGCAGGAGTGAGCTGCTGGAGAGTGAGCTGGCTGTCATACAGGAATCAGTGGAGGAGATCAGGCGTCTGCGTCATGATGTCAGACACCATAATCTGATGATTGCCGAATATGCCAGAAATGGGGAACAGGAGGAGCTTGGCCAATACCTGGACGAATATATCAGGGAGGCAAAACGATGCAGGCAGGCTGTCTTCGACAGAGAAGAACAAAATCTGTTCGGGCATCCGTCACAGAAGAGAAAGGATCATTAAACATGGAGAAGACAACACTTATTCTCATTGCCATCATCATGATGACAGGTGTGCTGGCCATTCCTTATATCCGGAATCATTTATTGCGGATTCGGGAGGCGGAAAGTGATATGGACGGCTGTGCGGCAGTGCTGCCGGGGGCTGTCAGCGGGACGATAAGGGAATCGGAAACTGTCAGAAAGACATCTGCTACTGCACAGGTACTTGAGAGAGTATTACGAAGAGCGGAAGAGAAAGTGGCGGCGGCAGTCGGGGTGGCGGTACAGGAGACAGAGCGGGCAAAAAAGCAGTGCACCGATATTGTAACCGGAGCCAAAAAACTTTATGAGACGGCGATGGAATCAGGATTCTATTCCGTAGATCTGGTAGAAAATGCCAAAACAGAGTGCGATCAGGCTGTCATGGCTGAAAAGCAGACGGAAGAGATCCTGATGCTGATGCGGGAATTGTTCGAGATCAGTATGGAGACGAATAAACTGGCGATGAATATTTCGATTGAGGCCGCCAGAGCGGGAGAACGGGGAAAGCGGATCGGGCAGTCAGCGTACGAGATCCGTATGCTTGTGGAACGTTCCAAACGGACGGCAGGGAAGATGTCGAAAGAGATGCGGGAGATCAGAAAAAGTGTGACCGGGATTGCGGCCAGTTCCGAGCGGTTTCTCTCTTTGATGGATCACAAGGTTCTCGTCGATCATGACAGTTTTATTTTCACTGCGGAACGGTATATGGAGGATGCAAGACTGTACCGACAGGGCGCGGTTGGCAGTAATGACTCCGTAAAAAAGGTAGAGGAGGAATTGAGGGAGCTGGGCAAGGCCGTAGACTCAGTCTCTGTCTGGCTGCAGACGATAGGAGAGAACGGTAACAGAGGGAGAGGGGATCTTACCGGGTCCGACGGTCCGGTCCTTGTCGGTATGGCCGATCTGGAGGAGTCCAGCCGGCGGCTCAGTGAGATGGTCGCCGCCTTTCGTGTAAAAAACTGAAAAGCCGGCGCAGCAGTAATTGCTTTTTGCCGGAGAATTGGTTATAATAGCTGTGTAGTTATGGAAAGCTATGAGAAAAGGCGGGAGTGACATGGAAAATTTAAATGCTTTTTTGGGATATTTTTTATCGTATCTGATCGTATTTCTTGTCTTTGTGGCGCTTGTAGTGATTGCCTGCATTGTCGGTGTCAGGTGGCGGAAAGCGAAGGAAGCCAGGGAAATTTCCGGGGCGGCCGAGAGCGGAGGGACTGCAGCGGACTGACAGCAAAATGACGGACTGGACGGCATTTGAACAATGTCGTCCATTTTGACGCACAGGGGGCGCACAGGGAGGACTGGTGAAGATGGAAGCGGCAAAAGAGAGAGAAACGGATTACAATGCACTGTTCAGACCTTACCATGAGACGTGGGTCATAAAAAAGGACGGGAGCAGAGAAGCGTTTCATGTGCAGAAGGTGATTGATGCGGTAGGAAAATCGGCATACCGTGCGCTGACAAAGTTTACAGACGAAGAAAAGCGACATATATGTCAGCATGTGATCGATAAAGTGGAAGAACTGGGGACGCGCGAGGTGCCGATCCCGGTCATGCACAATATCGTGGAGAGTGCGCTGGAAGAGGTCAAGCCCATCGTCGCCAAAAGTTATCGGGATTACCGCAATTATAAACAGGATTTTGTACGGATGCTGGACGATGTCTATAAAAAGAGTCAGTCTATCATGTACGTGGGCGATAAGGAAAATGCCAACACCGATTCGGCGCTCGTATCGACGAAACGGAGTCTGATCTTTAATCAGCTCAACAAGGAGCTGTACCAGAAATTTTTTATGACAACCGAGGAGATTCAGGCGTGCAGGGACGGTTATATATATGTGCATGATATGTCTGCCAGAAGGGATACGATGAATTGCTGTCTGTTTGATGTACAGAATGTATTGTCCGGCGGTTTTGAGATGGGTAATATCTGGTATAACGAGCCGAAGACGCTCGATGTGGCGTTCGACGTTATCGGAGATATTGTCCTGAGCGCCGCCAGTCAGCAGTATGGCGGATTTACCGTGCCAAGCGTGGATCTGATCCTGGAGCCATATGCGGAAAAATCATACAGGAGAAATATAGAAAAATATACCAGCCTTGGCGTTGCCAAAGACAGGGCAGAGGCGGAGGCGTATTCTGACGTAGCCAGAGAATTTGAACAGGGATTTCAGGGCTGGGAATACAAATTCAATACGGTGGCCAGCAGCCGGGGCGATTATCCATTCATTACGGTAACGGCAGGCACAGGCAGAGGACGATTTGCGAGACTGGCTACGATCTCCATGCTTAATGTGAGAAGAGCGGGACAGGGCAAAGCCGGGTGTAAAAAACCGGTGTTGTTTCCAAAGATCGTATTTTTATATGATGAAAATCTCCATGGACCGGGAATGGAATTGGAGGATGTGTTTGAAGCCGGTGTGCTTTGTTCTTCCAAGACGATGTATCCGGATTGGCTCTCTTTGACGGGAAAAGGGTATGTGGCCAGTATGTACAGGCAATATGGGAAGATCATCTCTCCGATGGGCTGTCGTGCGTTCCTCTCTCCCTGGTACGAGAGAGGCGGGATGCACCCGGCGGACGACGCGGATGTGCCCGTATTTGTCGGCCGCTTTAATATCGGCGCCGTCTCTTTGCATCTGCCGATGATACTGGCAAAGGCGAGACACGAGAGCCGGGACTTTTATGAGGTGCTCGATTATTATCTCAATCTGATCCGCCAGCTTCATATCCGGACCTATGCGTATCTTGGTGAGATGCGCGCATCCACGAATCCGCTGGCGTACTGTGAGGGCGGTTTCCTCGGTGGTCATCTGAAGCTGTCGGATAAGATCAAACCATTGTTAAAGACAGCCACAGCATCCTTCGGTATTACTGCGCTCAATGAGCTGCAGGAGCTGTACAACGGCAGATCGCTTGCACAGGACGGGGAATTTGCGCTGGAAGTGCTGGAATATATCAATCGGAAAGTGGCGGAATTTAAAGAGGAGGATGGCAATCTGTATGCCATCTATGGAACGCCGGCAGAAAACCTCTGCGGCCTGCAGGTGAGACAGTTCCGGGAGAAATACGGAATCGTTGAGGGTGTCTCAGACCGGGAATATGTGAGCAACAGTTTTCACTGTCATGTGACGGAGGACATCACGCCCATTGAAAAGCAGGATAAGGAATACCGGTTCTGGGAGTTGTCAAACGGCGGTAAGATACAGTATGTAAAATATCCGATCGACTATAATATCGAGGCCATACGGACATTGATCCGACGTGCCATGGAGATGGGATTTTATGAGGGAGTCAATCTTTCGCTGGCTTATTGCGATGACTGTGGTCATCAGGAACTGGAGATGGATGTCTGCCCGCAGTGTGGCAGCCGCAATCTGACTAAGATCGACCGTATGAACGGATACCTGTCTTATTCCCGGGTCCACGGAGATACGCGGCTGAATGACGCCAAGATGGCGGAGATTGCGGACAGAGTCAGTATGTAAGACGGTACCCCTGTCCACTGAGGGTATCATGGAAAAAGCAGGAGAACGGTGATGAGGTATCATAATATTACGAAAGATGATATGCGGAACGGGGACGGGCTGCGTGTCGTTCTCTGGGTGGCAGGCTGCAGTCATTGTTGTAAAGAATGCCATAATCCGCTCACATGGGACCCGAATGGAGGACTGTTTTTCGACGATGCTGCCAAAGAGGAGATTTTTGAGCAGCTCCGAAAACCATATATATCGGGAATTACCTTTTCCGGCGGTGATCCGCTGCATCCGTCCAACCGGTCGGATGTGCGCTCGCTCGTGCGGGAGATCAGAGAAACCTGTCCGGACAAGACGGTGTGGCTCTACACCGGTGACGTCTGGGAACATGTATGCAGCGATTCAATGATGAAAGATATTGACGTACTTGTAGACGGAGAATTTCATATCGCGGAGAGAGACCCGAAACTTCTGTGGAAGGGGAGCGGTAACCAGAGGGTCATCGATGTTCAGAAAAGTCTGAGGCAGCCGGAAGGGAGCAGTCCTGTTCTGCACTGCGGAGACTTTGAGTAAATATAAGTAAAGACAGAAACAGGGAGAGAGCAAAGGAGGAAATCATGAAAAGAATTGCAAAATTCCACAGAGTGAGCGAAGAGCAGTTTGCAGCGGACTTCAAAGAGGCGATGCCGGGCTTTACGGACAGTGAGATACATGACATTTATTGCAGGATAGAGCTTCCGAAAAGAGCGACGGTCGGGAGTGCAGGCTACGACTTTTATTCCCCGTTTACCTTTAATCTGCGTCCGGGCGAGGGGATTCGTGTCCCTACCGGAATCCGTGCGGAGATGGAGGACGGCTGGGTGCTTCAGGTGTACCCGAAGAGCGGGCTTGGTTTTAAATACCGCCTGCAGCTCAACAATACGATCGGTATTATCGACAGCGATTATTTCCATGCGGACAATGAAGGGCATATCATTGCAGAGCTTACGAACGATTCCAGAGCGGGCAGAGAGCTGCGGATTGAGCATGGCATGGGTATCATTCAGGGTGTATTTATGGAGTATGGGATCACGTCGGACGATGAGACAAATAAAATCCGTCACGGCGGCTTCGGCAGTACGGAAGAGAAGAGATAACGTTTTTCGCATAAAAACTTCTTTCGGAGGACACATTAAGTGTAAGTTGTCCGAAAGGAGTTTTTTTATTTGGAAGAGCAAACGCGAAACAAACTGTCAGGAAAACTCGTCTCTGATATGGATTATATGAAAGAGACGTTGTCCATCGGTACCAATTTTGATATGGTATACAGAGTCATACACATCGGCGGAAAGGAGGCCGCTTTTTATTTTATTGACGGCTTCTGTAAGGATGAGCTGATGGAAAAGATGCTGCAATATCTGATCGGAATTACGGCTCAGGATATGGCGGCGGATGTCCATGAACTCCTGAAAAAACATATGCCTTATGTGGAGGTGGATGTCAGTGATACCTGGGAGGACATCATTCATAACCTGATGTCCGGCGTACTCATACTGATGATCGATGGGTATGAGAAAGCCGTACTGATTGACGCCCGCACGTATCCGGCCAGAAGTGTGTCAGAGCCGGAGAAGGACAAGGCGCTGCGGGGCTCCAAGGACGGTTTTGTGGAAACCGTTGTATTTAACACGGCGCTCATCCGCAGGCGGATCCGCAGTACGGACCTGCGCATGGAGATGATGAACGCCGGAGAGAGTTCGCAGACGGATATTGTTCTCTGCTATATGGATTCCCGGGTGGACCATGCGTTTCTGGAGAAGATCAAAGACGGAATCCGCAG
The sequence above is a segment of the Lachnospiraceae bacterium JLR.KK008 genome. Coding sequences within it:
- the cdd gene encoding cytidine deaminase; translation: MEKERLIRAALEARKHAYTPYSHFQVGAALLTKGGTLYQGCNIENAAYTPTICAERNAFFKAVYEGEREFAAIAIAGSPEGDCVSYAAPCGVCRQVMMEFCDPQEFRILIAKSVEEYVEYSLEDMLPMGFGPENLQRG
- a CDS encoding MBL fold metallo-hydrolase is translated as MMKITYLYHSGFAVELAEHVLVFDYFQGELPQWDGSKTILFFASHKHEDHFSLKIFDLFGQYDKLHYFLGSDIKLNRKYLERKGIDPAVSERITCTGKNTTTRWETITVETLRSTDEGVAWLVTVEGKTIYHAGDLNWWHWEGEDDSWNRQMAVDYKKEISRIEGRHFDVAFVPLDPRLEESYALGMLTFLEHTDTDVVFPMHMWDRYEIISRLKADSKGKQYRERIMDVRQPGQEFIV
- the rnhA gene encoding ribonuclease HI, coding for MKVTIYTDGSARGNPEGPGGYGTIIHYVDGRGTLHEREYSGGYRKTTNNRMELMAVIAGLEALTKPCEAEIISDSRYVTDAFNKKWIDSWQKKGWKGSAGPVKNIDLWQRLLAAKKMHQVTFTWVKGHNGHPENERCDMLATSAADGEDLAEDVEGKGMA
- a CDS encoding LytTR family DNA-binding domain-containing protein, with the protein product MYRVAICDDEEKELDITESLLAEYLESLHSRAFIPGQDVFKQPDIFVDRFTSAEELCIQISMGRYRPDLLFFDIYMEGKSGMEAALELRREGFCGPIIFLTTSKDHALEAFGAGASMYLVKPLEKQAFFSALDKALEEVERERRRCLILRIDGKLERIVMDDIVYCEAEGNYQGLHLQDETVQSVRMTMTELYGLLTVQEGFVRAGSSYIINLIYVDSLNSREIVFSTGRRLHLPRGVYSDLKEQYFRFYCGRQDTI
- a CDS encoding ATP-binding protein → MVLGITPILSVLRNFIEIAGFIILFLILDKPRLPWRKTIFFYGIFLICHTAVGAVWVQLHPRSYGRLCIISLIVQSAPFCFWMSRYGIFQVLYNISLQISVLLLQIFISVRFALLFFDGSPWADLVLRVMSLGFVITVYLCYFRRFYQEMADHLRTFWKGICAASLCGDLLIIYFGMYPVHVMVREPKEQTVTIAAVLLFFATHLAILRTLLVSQREMDSRDELEIQMRSNELLRREITVTKESMEDILSLYDDICRHCQTLDSFAKEGNMEGILSYLHEYEKEEERKRPDWFCSNCVVDSILTAYERKARKKGISVQIDAAVKRNIGIRDVDLTAILGNLLENAIQGAMAAEAVERVISLSVKERASKFVIVISNTSTNSILFKDGLPQAQRKTGIGISSILKSAARYGGETDFCLQDGMFICRMLLKLPTEPVNPT
- a CDS encoding methyl-accepting chemotaxis protein, whose product is MEKTTLILIAIIMMTGVLAIPYIRNHLLRIREAESDMDGCAAVLPGAVSGTIRESETVRKTSATAQVLERVLRRAEEKVAAAVGVAVQETERAKKQCTDIVTGAKKLYETAMESGFYSVDLVENAKTECDQAVMAEKQTEEILMLMRELFEISMETNKLAMNISIEAARAGERGKRIGQSAYEIRMLVERSKRTAGKMSKEMREIRKSVTGIAASSERFLSLMDHKVLVDHDSFIFTAERYMEDARLYRQGAVGSNDSVKKVEEELRELGKAVDSVSVWLQTIGENGNRGRGDLTGSDGPVLVGMADLEESSRRLSEMVAAFRVKN
- the nrdD gene encoding anaerobic ribonucleoside-triphosphate reductase, producing the protein MEAAKERETDYNALFRPYHETWVIKKDGSREAFHVQKVIDAVGKSAYRALTKFTDEEKRHICQHVIDKVEELGTREVPIPVMHNIVESALEEVKPIVAKSYRDYRNYKQDFVRMLDDVYKKSQSIMYVGDKENANTDSALVSTKRSLIFNQLNKELYQKFFMTTEEIQACRDGYIYVHDMSARRDTMNCCLFDVQNVLSGGFEMGNIWYNEPKTLDVAFDVIGDIVLSAASQQYGGFTVPSVDLILEPYAEKSYRRNIEKYTSLGVAKDRAEAEAYSDVAREFEQGFQGWEYKFNTVASSRGDYPFITVTAGTGRGRFARLATISMLNVRRAGQGKAGCKKPVLFPKIVFLYDENLHGPGMELEDVFEAGVLCSSKTMYPDWLSLTGKGYVASMYRQYGKIISPMGCRAFLSPWYERGGMHPADDADVPVFVGRFNIGAVSLHLPMILAKARHESRDFYEVLDYYLNLIRQLHIRTYAYLGEMRASTNPLAYCEGGFLGGHLKLSDKIKPLLKTATASFGITALNELQELYNGRSLAQDGEFALEVLEYINRKVAEFKEEDGNLYAIYGTPAENLCGLQVRQFREKYGIVEGVSDREYVSNSFHCHVTEDITPIEKQDKEYRFWELSNGGKIQYVKYPIDYNIEAIRTLIRRAMEMGFYEGVNLSLAYCDDCGHQELEMDVCPQCGSRNLTKIDRMNGYLSYSRVHGDTRLNDAKMAEIADRVSM
- the nrdG gene encoding anaerobic ribonucleoside-triphosphate reductase activating protein yields the protein MRYHNITKDDMRNGDGLRVVLWVAGCSHCCKECHNPLTWDPNGGLFFDDAAKEEIFEQLRKPYISGITFSGGDPLHPSNRSDVRSLVREIRETCPDKTVWLYTGDVWEHVCSDSMMKDIDVLVDGEFHIAERDPKLLWKGSGNQRVIDVQKSLRQPEGSSPVLHCGDFE
- a CDS encoding deoxyuridine 5'-triphosphate nucleotidohydrolase — protein: MKRIAKFHRVSEEQFAADFKEAMPGFTDSEIHDIYCRIELPKRATVGSAGYDFYSPFTFNLRPGEGIRVPTGIRAEMEDGWVLQVYPKSGLGFKYRLQLNNTIGIIDSDYFHADNEGHIIAELTNDSRAGRELRIEHGMGIIQGVFMEYGITSDDETNKIRHGGFGSTEEKR